The stretch of DNA AAGGATAAAGTCAGGCTTGTCCTGAGTGATGGGCATAAATGAGGAAGTAATATTGTTTACCCACCACTCCAATTCAGATCGAGAATCATTGGAAAGGGTTACTGGCCCATCATAATTCCCCTTGCAAAGCTGCAACGCCCGTGATTTGTCCTTCTCCAGCTGTCTATAGTGGAGACGTCCAAACTGCACACCAGGAAGGCTTCACACAAGTAAGCCTATTACATGAGCCAATTCTCTAATAGTAACTTTAGTCTCAGACAATAGATTCTCACAGGCTAATTTAACATGGGCAGCTTTCGAGGGGGGAAGTCGAATAGTCATAGAAATGCTATTGAGTAAAAACCCTAGGAATTCCAATTCCTGAGTAGGGATCAACACCGATTTTTCTGGGTGAATAACAAACCCAAGACTATCAAAACATTCAACTGTGTGTTGGATGTTTAGTTCGCAGGCACTGCGAGTATATCCCACAAGAAATGAATCGTCAATATGCCCCATACTGACACGGCCCACAGATTGTAAGTGAGCATAAATGGGTTTGAGGATTTTAGTGAACAGCCTAGGGGCACATGCCAAGCCATTTGGCAGACaagtgtattgataataatctccTTTCCACTCAAAACTAAGAAATTTCCTGTCTTCTGATGCTATTGGGACAGAGTAGTAGGCATCCTTAAGGTCTACTGATGCCATAAAGCACTTTGGCCGCATGAGTTTGAGTGCAGTAAGAATattgtccattttaaaatgctgGTATACCACAAATTCATTAAGGGATTTCAAATTGAGGATCATGCGGTAAGTGCCATCTTTTTTGGGTCTCACAAACACATTGAATACAAATCCGTTCCCTGTGAGGCATGTTCTCTCAATAACCCCTTTTAAAAGGAGTTTAGATATCTCCCCATCAATTACCTCTTTGTCAGAAAGGGAAGAATAGATATGTCTAGGTTCCTGTGCTTGATATGGAACTTCAGACTTAAACTCAATGTGGTAATGCTTTATAGCATCAAGTATAAAGGGGTCACTAGTCAGTGACTCCCAGGCAGACACATGTTCCCTTAGTTGGCCTGCTCTAAAGGTATTAACCATGCGACGATATTTCTCCAAACCAGTGTTACAGAAAAGTTCATGTTCGCCTACCTTTTCATAACTGGATGATACTAAGttttgttgttggtgttgttgttgctggCTGATTGCTTTTTCCGGAACGGTGTTGATGGGCGGCCTTGCCCCAAAAAAGGCTGGCGGTTGGTTGATTTGTTGCCAGAGCTTCGTGTCCGCTCATAATGGTAAGGCTTGAATCTactaaaattccttttttgcaagtgcaCTGCACCCCGATTGGAACTGTTGGAATAAGGTTTTTGCATCTGCTGTCCTGCTTTTTTAGCTTCGGACATATCTTTTAAGTGTTTGGGTAAATCGTCTCCAAACAATTTTGTAGACACAGCTATGTCCTCTTTGCATAGACGTGTGTATGGGCGATTAAGCTCAGGCTTAATCAATTCTCGTCGCTTCATGTTGAGCTTCCAATTTGTGTTTCCGAGCATTGCGACACTATCCATCACATGATTTAGCACGTCCCGAGTGTTTGGCGTTTTGCCATCATGGACGTCTTTCACCAATTTTCCCGCCAAGTTGGTCAAGGCCGATATTCCTTGCAGCAAGGGCTCCTGCGCCCGCTGGAAAGCCAGATCCACAGCTCGGCTTTTTCTGGGCAACAAATCCCAGATTTCTTCATTTACCATAGTCACTGCCAAAAATTTGCAGTTTTCTGGTGGTGGGTGTTTCTCCACTCTTTCCTTGACCGTTTCGGCCGATAGTCCCCCGATAAGCATATTATCAATTAATTCGGCAATCTTGCCTTCAATTGCAGGGGAAGTGACTTTAGATTTGGTAAACGCCTGGGTCAGGCTTTCTACCAATGCACTCTGAGACCCTGATTCAGGGCTCTTCACAGAGGTCGTGTTGTTGTTGTCGCTCGAGTCGAGCACATGGGCGAGAGTGGCCGCTATATCTAGCGCATTGTCTCTCCTATCGTCATCCAACGCAGGGGTATCCTCAGTATCTTCGTCGCCAGAGCAGAGAAGAATGTCCTCCTTcaaattctgaatggcttctgTCTGTAGCTCCGAGTTCTTGGCGAGTTGTGCCAGCGTCGTCTGAAGACCTTGCAAGACCGTCGCCATGTTGACCTCTGTCGTTCCGCTATCGTTTTCTCGCTGGGTTGTTGCACTGGATAATTCCGCCGTGTCGGGTTCTCCTGACAAAGACATGTCTTTTGATACTTTCTCGTGTCAATTTAGAAGCTTTTAAACGAAAAACCTCCAAGAAACTTTCAAATATAATCGTTTTTCTCCCCGGAGAGAAAAACCACGACTAAACTGATATCGCGCGCGAAAAGGCACTgatgttgcgcatgcgctaggcaatctcatgggatccctggGGCAGTGGTGACGAGATAGAATTTATATAGACGATGAATGATTTTATGAAAAAATCGGTCGAAAGCTTCGGACTGCACCCGCCATGTTGCCTTTTCATCGCGGGATCTTAAACGGCCAGCGGATTAAGATGTGACGTCAAATCGTGAAGGGAGCAAGCAAAGGGCTGACAGAACATGTTGCATAGCTAACTACAGTTCGGATTTTCAGACATTAAATAATAAAGAACCTTTTAAGGTAACCTGAAAGGTTTTGGGGTAGGTTCTTATGCTTTTACTGTGCAATAAATCCAAGTCAAACAAAGCTTATTTACTTTAGGTGTACATGTGGAAATGCCAAATACTGAACAGAAATGAGGAATGTACCTGCTGTTCAGAGTTTCCTCAAATCTGCGACAAAAACAAGGAGGCAGTAGAGATGGGGGAGGTTGCTGAAGCCCCAGTTTGTATAACTCAGCATCCAGGTTTCCAAGCTGTTTGTCTCAACAGATGGGTGCTGCAGACAGCCTGG from Montipora foliosa isolate CH-2021 unplaced genomic scaffold, ASM3666993v2 scaffold_423, whole genome shotgun sequence encodes:
- the LOC137988634 gene encoding uncharacterized protein gives rise to the protein MSLSGEPDTAELSSATTQRENDSGTTEVNMATVLQGLQTTLAQLAKNSELQTEAIQNLKEDILLCSGDEDTEDTPALDDDRRDNALDIAATLAHVLDSSDNNNTTSVKSPESGSQSALVESLTQAFTKSKVTSPAIEGKIAELIDNMLIGGLSAETVKERVEKHPPPENCKFLAVTMVNEEIWDLLPRKSRAVDLAFQRAQEPLLQGISALTNLAGKLVKDVHDGKTPNTRDVLNHVMDSVAMLGNTNWKLNMKRRELIKPELNRPYTRLCKEDIAVSTKLFGDDLPKHLKDMSEAKKAGQQMQKPYSNSSNRGAVHLQKRNFSRFKPYHYERTRSSGNKSTNRQPFLGQGRPSTPFRKKQSASNNNTNNKT